The proteins below come from a single Methanolobus chelungpuianus genomic window:
- the moaA gene encoding GTP 3',8-cyclase MoaA, giving the protein MNSSGSHRTLTDPFGRTVRSLRMSITNRCNLNCIYCHNEGDHGSTGEMSVETIVNIVKAAADFGVDRLKISGGEPLIRQDLEEILSSLPPLRDVSLTTNATLLKGRASSLKEAGLDRINVSLDTLDPGKFRMITRCKRDILPSVLEGIDEAVRVGLTPVKINMVLLKDINEAEIEKMLAFTKRYKGDVILQLIELMNFRDAAPYHVDADKVEEELLHHATDVSTRTMHHRKKYIINGAEVEFVRPVDNTEFCANCNRLRVTADGKLKPCLLVNDDLVDVSHASPGELPDLFRLAVSRRVPFYGHERCSLE; this is encoded by the coding sequence ATGAATTCCTCCGGGTCGCACAGGACACTTACCGATCCATTCGGGCGCACGGTAAGAAGTCTGCGGATGTCCATTACTAACAGGTGTAACCTTAACTGCATCTATTGCCATAATGAAGGAGACCATGGAAGCACCGGGGAGATGTCGGTGGAGACCATTGTCAATATCGTGAAGGCGGCAGCAGATTTTGGTGTGGACCGGCTCAAGATATCCGGAGGAGAGCCTCTTATAAGACAGGATCTCGAGGAGATACTCTCATCGCTGCCTCCGCTGAGGGATGTGTCCCTGACCACCAATGCGACATTGCTCAAGGGAAGGGCAAGCTCCCTGAAGGAAGCAGGGCTGGACAGGATCAATGTGAGCCTGGACACGCTGGATCCGGGCAAGTTCAGGATGATAACCCGATGCAAGCGTGATATTCTCCCCTCTGTCCTCGAAGGTATTGATGAGGCTGTAAGGGTGGGCCTCACGCCTGTAAAGATCAATATGGTGCTTTTGAAGGATATTAACGAGGCAGAGATCGAGAAAATGCTCGCGTTCACAAAAAGATATAAGGGCGATGTGATACTGCAGCTCATCGAGCTCATGAACTTCCGCGATGCAGCCCCTTATCATGTGGATGCGGATAAGGTGGAGGAAGAACTATTGCACCATGCCACCGATGTAAGCACACGCACCATGCACCACCGGAAGAAATACATCATCAATGGTGCGGAGGTCGAGTTCGTCCGCCCGGTCGATAATACCGAATTCTGTGCAAACTGCAACCGCCTGCGTGTAACTGCGGACGGTAAGCTCAAGCCATGTTTGCTTGTTAACGATGATCTTGTGGATGTCTCCCATGCAAGCCCCGGGGAACTCCCCGATCTGTTCCGGCTTGCAGTGAGCAGGAGAGTGCCCTTCTACGGGCATGAAAGATGCAGCCTGGAGTGA